The genomic segment GTTTGAGAACCCTTGGCAGACGATGTGTGGCTAGCACGGCAGAGTACCCAGGGTCTGCAACAATAATCAGTATCATGAGGGGGGGGGTCTCGTAGCAGGCCATAGACTGCGCCATTTACCGACCCATGACCCAGGGATCTTTATATATCCCTGTGATCTAACGGAATACTCTGGTGGGCTGCGGATGACCTGCGTTTGTAGGACCTGACGTGGAGGGTAGCGGGAATTGCTACCGTGCGGTGTGAAGGGTTAACTTGTGGAGTGACTTATCTCTGTAGTGCAAAGTGTTTaaaatgacctttttttttttttcaggctggagtgtacagatgcagacagagtaataggggggggaagggggcggggaAGTTTTGCCGCGTCAGCTGTCTGCAGCTCAGGATGACAGAGGAGGGCACATAGGGACCATGTAGTTTTACTATATAAACTATatcgctcatgtttgtatttgctATTAAAATGAGTTTGTAATTATGCTGCTCACGTGTGCACCGAGCATGTATGTATgagaacaactttttttttttcttaattaaaCTTTATTGAAAATTGACAACCGCCGGCCATCAGCTGCGACGGAGTGGAAGCGGCACCCCTGGTGCGGCCCTGGGTCTGGACGGACCCACCCCCGGGCGACAGGGCCTGGACCAGCAAGCGGCCGGCTGCTGCGACGCCCGGAGCCGAGAGAGGGAGGCCGACACGAGACGCAGGCCGGGACACAGGCTCCGTTGCCAAGGCAATGGAGGCGCtgcccggcgtcccacgtgacctgcacAGGCCGGCGCCGGAAGCGTGGATTGTGCCGCCCGCACCACCTGGAGTAGAAGGTGGGTAGCGATTGAACCGGGCGGAGGGGGAGAAGCACGCCGGGGAGGGGGTTCGGGAGGACAGTAACTAACTTACCCTTGCAGCAGGAACGAGCGGCGAGCATCGGGAACCCTCAGCAACTTACCTGGTGAGCAGCACGGCAGTACAGGGCGTGACGTTAAAGGCGGGATGACACCAGaaaacgcacgcaaatggggagagagcgtgcctccttttaagtgcgcctacgcccctcccacaaatgcaggctgacatgtcagccttaagctacttacatagataaaattgggctgagcCTAACATTTGCAatagatgggtccgcaaaaaacggaacggaaacacaaaacatacggatgtatttccgtatgtgttctgtttttttgtggacccattgacttgaatgaagccacggaacgtgatttgcgggcaataataggacatgttctatctttaaatggaacggaaaaatggaaatacggaaacggaatgcatacggagtacattccgtttttttttgcggaaccattgaaatgaatggttccatatacggaccgtatacagaacgtaAAAAAAAGCCAGTAAACGGAGGAAAAAAACGGTCgtatgcaggaggccttacactgacatggaaaaggacctaggaattttagtggacagcaaactaagctgcagaaactagtgtcaggcagctgctgccaaggccaataagataatgggttgcatcaaaagggccatagatgcccgtgatgagaacatagacctaccactttacaaatcactagctctcatacactccaatgttggtgtatgagagaagcaatctgatgttctctatgggaactataaaatactgtaaaaaaaaaaagtttaaatttttatttttttatctaaaacaataaccccctttccccaaaataacccCCTTTCCTTGCTGGCACCAGTAATTATAGTGTGCGGTGCTCCAATTCCAATATTAATGAATATATGTCTTCCTAAACAGGATTTATCAGATGTTTTATAGAAACCGTTATGTGACATCAATTAAGCTTTTATATCCAAATATACAACCTGAAATGAAGACAATGTCTATGACCCAGTGATATATTGTTTCCTTATATTGTGGCCATATGGCTTCTCTCTTGTGTGACTTCACTAATGACCCCTAATTATGGCTTtagaaacaaaaacatttttctcattcTGAATGCAGCTTCTCTCGTGTGTGATTTATCTTATGTTTTAGAAGATTTgaattctgtgtaaaacatttcccacattctgaacatgaatatggcttctctcctgtgtgacgtctctcatgtataacaagatttgatttcattgtaaaacatttcccacattctgaacatgaatatggcatctctcctgtgtgacttctctcatgtctaacaagatttgatttcattgtaaaacatttttcacattctgaacacgaatatggcttctctcctgtgtgacttctctcatgtgtaactaGATGTGATTTttgtctaaaacatttcccacattctgaacatgtatatgctttctctcctgtgtgaattctcacatgtttaacaagattggatttctgtgtaaaacatttcccacattctgaacatgtatatgatttctctcctgtgtgacttctctcatgtaaaacaagaattgatttccataagaaacatttcccacattctgaacatgaatatggtttctctcctgtgtgacttctctcatgtataacaagatctgatttatatataaaacatttcccacattctaaacatgaaaacaTTTTCTCTCCTTTGTGATGTCTTCGGTGTGTAGAAAGTCCTGAGCTGTTTGTGGATTCTTTACCACAATGAAACCTTTTAATCCTTTTCTGACTTGTACTTGcggtaacaatctgtgattggtcaggagaaggttcctcataattaggaggattatatgacagatctgtactgtgaagtcctggatgtacattaagggtaatgaggttttctcctgaagagcgctgcaggatatcttcatctagtggtaacatgacatttttacatttcttactgggattttctgttaagataaaaatgaaaatttgatCAACTAGACATCATTTGAATAAAACAAGGAGCATCATGGTTGGAGCTGGTGAAGTGGGGTCTAATGGTTTGGGGCTGTGGAGGAaacatcatggtttggagctgtGGAGGGAACATCATGATTGTAGCTGGTGTaggacatcatggtttggagctgcttTGCTGCCTCATGGTCtggacaccctgcaaccattgggtAAACaactgggcagatttactaatcctgtttaAAACGTACAGAGTAAATCTAGAGATGCTCCACATTTATGACAGGAGCTTGGGCTGGAGGACAGATCTGCTGCACAGCTACACAAGTCTGTCTACCTCTATACCACTTAGTGGTTGGCTTTTCTGTCACAATGGAGCATCGGAAgccccgcccctgcagaacctgcCTGTTGTTTCTATATGTGGAACCTTAAAATCCCCCCTTTTTGGACAGATTATAAGAGCAGCACAGATCAGTCACTGGTTATCTACCAGCAAGTTCACACAGAGCAGATCagctgcagacatttctgtgactgtcccGCTGCCCTGAATGTGGCTTGTAATAATCCATGCAcctgctgcagaaacaacccaATACATGGAAATGTCTACAATAAATGTGCCCTGTGTGAACACGCTCTAATGCAGCTGGAACATTCTGGGACATGCAATTACTGCTAGAAGTCACACGTTCAGTCTGAAGGGGATGAGCAGATAATCGCTGAAGTGATGGACAACAGGATCACATTCAGCAATTTAAAGCCGATGCCAGACAAGACACCAACGACTTACATAACACACGCCTGTTCTACATCGATGACAAACAGTGATACAGGGGCGGACATTGCCCATAAACTCCATGTATGatctacaatatatatacaatgcaGAACACGGATTGTACAAGACGTCTCTGTAGTATAGTCTACTATACCGGCCCGATGGAGGCCAGAAGGACACGCTCTCATCATGTGACTGGAGCCCTATGGATATGACTGACATATAAAGAACACGTAGCCTCTAATGTAATGTGAGAAGAAACTGTGGagatcctccattacatgtcactgcacacacgtgtatacactgcacatgacaggtcttaccttgtgatataagaggctggtgctcctccattacatgtcactgcacacacacgtgtatacactgcacatgacggctcttaccctgtgatataagaggctggtgctcctcca from the Bufo bufo chromosome 2, aBufBuf1.1, whole genome shotgun sequence genome contains:
- the LOC120991880 gene encoding gastrula zinc finger protein XlCGF17.1-like, with translation MTYLKAERIVQRSSGENLITLNVHPGLHSTDLSYNPPNYEEPSPDQSQIVTASTSQKRIKRFHCGKESTNSSGLSTHRRHHKGEKMFSCLECGKCFIYKSDLVIHERSHTGEKPYSCSECGKCFLWKSILVLHERSHTGEKSYTCSECGKCFTQKSNLVKHVRIHTGEKAYTCSECGKCFRQKSHLVTHERSHTGEKPYSCSECEKCFTMKSNLVRHERSHTGEMPYSCSECGKCFTMKSNLVIHERRHTGEKPYSCSECGKCFTQNSNLLKHKINHTREKLHSE